The genomic interval GCAGTTCGCACAGAAGCAGGAACAAAAGAACTTCGTAAATTATTAGTAAATCCAGCGTTTCCATTTCCAAAACCTGTTGAACTTATTAAAAGAGTAGTAATGATTGCAAGCGATGAAGGCGATACAATCTTAGATTTTTTTGGTGGTTCAGGAACAACAGCACAAGCAGTTCTTGAGATTAATCAAGAAGCTGAAGAACCAAGAAATTTTATAATCTGCGAACAACTTGACTACGTTGAAACAATAACAATTGAAAGAATTAAAAAGGTAATCGAACAAAACAAAAATGGTGAATTTGTTTATTTGGAACTCAAAAAATACAATCAAAACTTCATTGAACAAATTAAATCTGCCAAAGACAAAAAAGCAGTGTTGAAAATTTGGGGAGAAATGAAAACAAAATCTTTCCTTAACTACAATGTTGATTTGCAAAAGCAAGAAGAAAATATTGAAGATTTTAAAGCATTGACTTTAGAAGAACAAAAACAACATTTGGTTGAGCTATTAGACAAAAACCAATTGTATGTAAATCTTTCTTCATTGAACGATAAAGACTTTGCCGTTTCAGCCGAAGAAAAGAAAGTAACCCAAGATTTTTACCAACTTAAAAAATAAGCAGAATGAGTTTTTTACACGACACATTGGTGCAGGAGTTTGGTAAAAGAGAAATTGCCCGTGTTCCTCTTCCCAATTACATAACTGACAATCTTAAACCTGGTTTTGGTCAACGACCTTATCAAATAGAATCTTTTCAGCGTTATATTCTTTGCCATACAGAAGATTTTACAGGCAGACCCAAAAAACCGTTTCACTTGTTGTATAATATGGCAACAGGTAGCGGAAAGACTTTAGTAATGGCTGGCTTAATGCTTTACTTGTATGAAAAAGGTTTTAGAAACTTTTTGTTTTTCGTTAACTCAAACAACATCATCAAGAAAACGAAGGACAATTTTTTGAATCCACAGGCTTCAAAATATTTGTTCAATGACAAAATAGTAATTGACGGAAAGGAAGTTTATATAAAGGAAACAGACACCTTTGAAAGTGCTGATGATAAAAACATCAATATCAAATTCACGACTATTCAGCAACTGCATATTGATTTAAACAACACCAAAGAAAACAGCGTTACTTACGAAGATTTCAAGGACAAAAAAATGGTGCTCATAGCAGATGAAGCACATCATTTAAGTTCTGCAACAAAAAACAACGGTGATTTATTTGGCAGTTGGGAAGGAACTGTAATTGAAATTCTAAAACAGAATTTCGACAACATACTTTTAGAATTTACCGCTACGCTTGACTATGATAATGCCGAAATCTTAAAAAAGTATCAAGACAAGGTAATTTTCAAATACGACCTTGCTCAATTCAGAATTGACAAATATTCAAAAGAAATAAATCTTATCAGGTCAGGCTTTGACCAGCAAGAAAGAATTATACAAGCATTGATATTGAACTTGTATCGTCAAGAGTTGGCAACAGCCAACAATATCAATTTAAAGCCTGTTATTCTATTCAAAGCAAAAAAGACAATTAAAGAATCCGAACAAAACAAAGTAGATTTTCATAATCTCATTGATTTAATGTCAGCCCAATTGGTTGACCAAATTAGAAATACGGCAACAGTTACAATAGTTCAAAAAGCGTTTAACTTTTTTGATTCAATAAATATTTCATCAGCCGAGATTTCAAGAAGAATAAAATCGAATTTCCGTTTTGAAAATTGCATCAGTGCAAATAATGATGAAGAAGCAGAGAAGAATCAGTTGCTTTTAAATACGCTAGAAGATGAGAACAATCCAATCCGAGCAGTTTTTGCAGTGCAAAAATTAAACGAAGGTTGGGACGTTTTAAATCTTTATGATATTGTTCGTTTATACGAAGGTCAAAACACAGGAGGAACAAATACAACCGTTGGAGCAACAACACTTGCAGAAGCCCAATTAATTGGACGAGGAGCAAGATATTTTCCTTTTGCATTAGAAGAAGGACAAGACAAATACACAAGAAAGTATGATGATGACCAAGCCAACGATTTAAAAATACTCGAAGAACTTTATTACCATACAAAAGAAGACAGCCGATACATTTCAGAATTGAAGAAAGCACTTGTAGAATCAGGAATTTACGAGGACGAAGATAAATTGGTAACAAAGCAACTTACTTTAAAACTTGACTTTAAAGAAACTGAATTTTATAAGACTGGTAAAGTTGTTTACAACAAGAAAGTTGAGAAAAGCTATAACAATGTAAAATCGTTTGCAGACTTAGGAGTTTCAAAACGAAATTTTGCTTTTACACTTTCATCGGGTTCAGGTAGAATTTCAAGTGCATTTAGTAAAGAAGAAGAAACTACAACCGAAAAGACAGAAAGCAAAGACATTAAAGTTTCAGCTATTCCAAAACACATCATTCGTTTTGCATTGGCTCAAAATCCATATTTCTACTTTGACAGTTTAGAAAGGTTTTTTCCTAACGTAGAATCACATTCAAACTTTATTGACGGCAAAGACTATTTGGGTGGTTTGGAAATCACTTTCAATGCTTCAAAAGCAAGACTTGCAAACATTTCAAATCACGACTTTTTATTAGCTATTCAAGGTCTATTGCAAAGTATTGAAATGGAAATAAAATCAAACTTGACAGAGTTTGAAGGTTCAGACTACATCAAAGAATATGTTCACAAGGTTTTCAAAGACAAGGAAATCAAAGTTTACAAAGACAGTGAAAGAGCAGACGGACAAGAAGCACTTGTAGCAAATGAACCTTGGTATGTTTACAATGCAAACTACGGAACTAGCGAAGAGAAAAAATTTGTTGAATTGTTTCAAAGACGCTTTGAAGGACTAAAAGAAAAGTTTACTAACATTTACTTAATCCGTAACGAAAGAGAAATTAAAATCATTGATAAATTAGGCAGAGCATTTGAACCTGACTTTGTTTTATTCTGCAAACAGAAAAAAGGAAAAGAGTTGACATATCAAGTTTTCATTGAGCCAAAAGGTGCTCACTTAATTGCCAACGACAAGTGGAAAGAAGAGTTTTTAAAACAAATCAGAGAAGAAGAAAAGACCATCAAAATTGACACAGACAATTATGTAATTACTGGTGTTCCTTTCTACAATTATGCAAACGAAAACGAGTTTAAAAAGACATTGGAGGACACATTGAAAATATAGCCAACGCATTTGGTGGCACATTTGCAAAACCGCACAAGCCCACGCTAAAGCCAAGTTTTGCAAAAGAGCCACCAAGCCAACGCACCAAGACAGTCACGAAATGACAGCGAACAAACACGACAGAAAAGAAGGGCGAAGTGCTAACACGGGTTTGGCAAAAGTGGCGGTTCAGTCCTACGCAGACACATTGGTGGTTAATCAAAGTTTGGTTCTCCGCATCAACATTTGTGGTGAAAATCGCCACCTTCGCCAAGCCCGAAACCGTTAGCGGCAAGTGTAAAACGACACTACAACCATTGAACAGACGACTAAAAATTGAACATTAAAACAAGGACAAACCATTTTGACAGTTGGACAACATACAGACCATATTTCAAGCGGACAACGAGTAAGCCGACACTCATTTCCGACCCTGTGTTTTTTATTTTTTCCCCACCCGCATTTTTTAAAAACAATTTTAGCCAGCCCGCAAGTGGCACATTTGGCTTTGCCCCACCCGCAAGCCGACCCTTCGCAAAGCCAAAAGAGCCACTTTTTGCCAACGCACAGACCGATTAACGTGATTAAAAAAGTAACTTTGACCGATATAAATTTTAGATGATTAAAGAGCAACAAATAGAAGATAGTTTAATAGCCAAACTGACTGACCTGAAATACAGTTACAGGTCGGACATCAAGGACAGGGCTTCGCTGGAAAAGAATTTCCGTGAAAAATTTCAGGCTCTCAACAGAGTTAACCTGACCGACTCTGAATTTGCCAGACT from Saprospiraceae bacterium carries:
- a CDS encoding DEAD/DEAH box helicase family protein, which codes for MSFLHDTLVQEFGKREIARVPLPNYITDNLKPGFGQRPYQIESFQRYILCHTEDFTGRPKKPFHLLYNMATGSGKTLVMAGLMLYLYEKGFRNFLFFVNSNNIIKKTKDNFLNPQASKYLFNDKIVIDGKEVYIKETDTFESADDKNINIKFTTIQQLHIDLNNTKENSVTYEDFKDKKMVLIADEAHHLSSATKNNGDLFGSWEGTVIEILKQNFDNILLEFTATLDYDNAEILKKYQDKVIFKYDLAQFRIDKYSKEINLIRSGFDQQERIIQALILNLYRQELATANNINLKPVILFKAKKTIKESEQNKVDFHNLIDLMSAQLVDQIRNTATVTIVQKAFNFFDSINISSAEISRRIKSNFRFENCISANNDEEAEKNQLLLNTLEDENNPIRAVFAVQKLNEGWDVLNLYDIVRLYEGQNTGGTNTTVGATTLAEAQLIGRGARYFPFALEEGQDKYTRKYDDDQANDLKILEELYYHTKEDSRYISELKKALVESGIYEDEDKLVTKQLTLKLDFKETEFYKTGKVVYNKKVEKSYNNVKSFADLGVSKRNFAFTLSSGSGRISSAFSKEEETTTEKTESKDIKVSAIPKHIIRFALAQNPYFYFDSLERFFPNVESHSNFIDGKDYLGGLEITFNASKARLANISNHDFLLAIQGLLQSIEMEIKSNLTEFEGSDYIKEYVHKVFKDKEIKVYKDSERADGQEALVANEPWYVYNANYGTSEEKKFVELFQRRFEGLKEKFTNIYLIRNEREIKIIDKLGRAFEPDFVLFCKQKKGKELTYQVFIEPKGAHLIANDKWKEEFLKQIREEEKTIKIDTDNYVITGVPFYNYANENEFKKTLEDTLKI